In Verrucomicrobiia bacterium, the DNA window AAGCGTGCTGATTTGACCAACATCACCAAAGTATCCAGCCTGTTTGCCCGAGAGAGCGCCGGCAGCGTCACTATTAATTTGGATGATGAGAAGTCACTGGTGAGCATTCGGTCGGTTGCCTCGCAGCTGGGCGAGAACACGGCCAGTGCCTCTGCTGATGTCAGTGGTGCTGGAGTGATTACGCTCAATTCTCGGTACATTCTGGATGCCTTGCACGGACTTTCTGGCGAAGATGTGACTATGTCTTTCAACGGCAAGCTGGAGCCAAGTGTGCTGGCCGATCCAGCCGCTAGCGACTACTTGCACGTCATTATGCCTCTGAAGTCTTAGAATAGAATAATGATCTCCGATATCCGACTGCAGCGCTTCAGGTCTTATCGCGATGAGTCGTTCGAGTTCGATGCCGGTGTGAATATCATCGTAGGACCAAACGCCAGCGGCAAGACCAATCTGCTCGAGGCCCTGTTGGTGGCGTCGCGTGGTAGTTCGTTCCGGGCCAAAGATACCGAGCTGGTCGCCCATGGGGCACCATGGAGTCGTATTGATACCCACGGTGATGATGGTCAGCGAACGGTCAAGTTTGTCCGCCAAGAAAACGCTACTATCAAGAAAGAGTATGTTATTCATGATCAACGTCTGGTGCGACTGAGTTTGCCCCGTACCATACCGACCGTTTTGTTTGAACCAAATCACTTGCAGCTGTTGCATGGATCACCCGAGGCCCGTCGCGACTATTTGGACACCTTGCTGGAGCAAACCATCCCTTCCTATGGCAAGATACGCCGTGATTACCGCCGTACGCTGGCCCAGCGCAATGCCCTGCTCAAGCGTGGTCCTGGCTCGAGGGATCAGCTATTTGCCTGGAATGTGCGGCTGAGCGATCTTGGCGCCCAGGTGGTGCGTTATAGGCACGAGCTGGTGAGTCGACTAGATCAAGAGATAGGCGGGTTATACCAGGACCTGTCAGGATCGCGTCACGATAGCGTACACGCCCGTTACCGCACCGACTGGCATGCCACTGACCAATACGGCTCAAACCTGCTCCACGCCCTCGAGAAGCGCCAGGACGTCGACATAGAACGTGGCTTTACGAGTGTTGGGCCCCACCGCGACGATTTGGTTATGACATTTGGCGATCGTGAGGCAGCTGACGTCGCCTCACGCGGAGAGACCCGGACGGTTCTACTGGTACTGAAATTACTAGAGGTGTCGCTGACCCAGGAGGCCCGCAGTCAACCACCAATCCTGTTGCTTGATGATGTGTTTAGCGAATTGGATGGAGCCCGACGACGGGCCCTGACCAAAGTCATCGCGGGCTATCAGTCTTTTATTACTACCACCGATGCCGACGTGGTGGTGCAGCACTTTATGGGTGACTGCCGCATCTTGCCTCTGGGTACTTGAGGGCTGGGGCTTATTCCATCGTGCTTTTGACGACGTACTTGGCGGGGTCTATGCCGGCCTTGGCGGTGGCCTCTTTGATTGCTTTGTTGGCGCTTAGCACCTTACGCGGCTCGTAGCCAAATCCACCCCTAGAGGGTATATAGACAAGATTGCCGACCTCTGGAGAGACGCTGATAAAACCTCCATAAATAGACAAACTCTTTATTTCGGGGGTCTTGAGCATCTCGGCGATCTTTTGGTCAATGCCGTCGGTCGTAGACTTTTGGTCGATAAACAGCGCCACTTTCTTGCTCTTGGAATTAATAAGGCAGATGGTGTAGCTGTCACCCGTTGGTTGGATGCCACACGTTGTGTAGTCTTTCAGATGATATTGCACAGCTCCAGTGGCCGTGGCTAGGTCGAGGGCCATAATATCATCAGAACGCACCAGAACTAGCCGAGAGTCGGTCACGAGCATGTCGGTCACATGACTGATGCGGTAGAGCGATTTGAGTTTCTTGCCACTGACATCAAACACTTCGACTTCCTCGTTCGCCAATGTACAGAGGTATTTATCGCCACACAGTTTGATCGAGACGTATTTTTTGTTGGTGGTATATTCCCGGCTTTCGGAATCATTCTGCACCACTAGGGTTCCCTCGACGGGCTTGGTGTCTTTTTCGTCGTCCAGGTTACGCTCATTGTTTTGCTCCGCATTGGCGTAAGCAATGACAAGTCGTGATCCGCGGGCATCGCCTCGATAAGCCTCTTGCTTGGTATTCTTGGGCTCATGAATGCTCACGCCCTGCGGTTGACCGCTTGCTTCGGCAAAGTACTGGGCAGTGCCAAACTCTTGACCAACCATAAGCACACCATCCTTGTATGGATAGGCGTCGTAGGACTGATTTTCGCTCAACCCCTCGAGTGCCTTGCTGTCTTGCAGGCTAGCATTAGTGCCGAGGACGTAGGCGGCATGGGGCGCACCCTCATCTTCGCTATCTGTGCGGTTTTTGACGATGACGGTGTCACCACGTTTTGTCGAAAGTACGCCTTCGATTGTGCCGCCTAGTAGGCTGGGGCTTTTGAGGGCATAGGTGGCTTGGGTGGCGGTGGCTGGCACATGTAGCGAGAGGCTCTGAAGACCACTCGTGCATCCATATGAAACCAACGTACCTTTCAGCAGGTACATACAGGGGTTTGGGTTATCCCCGATAAAACGTCTGCCCTTTTCTGGTACAAGCTGACTGGCCACTTTTTTGGTCATAAGGAACCCGCTGGACTTTACGACCGCGAAATAACTGGTATCACCCTGCCGGACCATAACTTCATAGGTGCCACGAGGAAGAAGCCGTTTCATAGAAGAAGCGCTTTTGATGGTAGTGACTTTTCCGTTTCCCTGGTTAGTTAGGTTGTAGGTGATCTCGCTGCTGCCTGTTCCGGTCGGCTCTACCGATACAAATCCGTAGCCCGCAAGCAATATCATGAGCAGTACAACGGCTACTCCAACGAGTGCGAGAATCAACCTTCGTTTCATGGTGGGGCTAAAGCCTGAATCTTGTGGGTACATAACGCCTTCCTTTTATTTCTTAGTGTGTGCAACCCGATGTAGGCAGGGACGTAATGGCCGGTGGCCTGCCTTCCATGATGCCCTTAAATAAGTTCTGTGGACAGTAATCTACCTCGCCAGGACCGCCAATGTGAACGTGGAGGTGGGGGCCGTCGCTATTGCCGGTATTGTCAGAGTGCATAATGAGCTGCCCGGCTGTGACGGTATCGCCCTCTTTGGCGCCTTCTATCGAGCCACCATCGGTGCCGTGGCAATAGGAAATAACTATACCGTTCCCGGCGTCCACCTTAACACCGGTACCACAGTCTCCTCGTGAGATATGGAGAGTGCCGGCGGTCATAGAATATACCTCGGTGAGTGAGGGAACGGGTATGTCGGCGGCCGGATAGTCGTGGTGAGTTTTGGTAAACCAGCGCTGGTTTTCCGGTATGGTGTCACTGTTGTGGGCAAGGTAAAATTGTCGGTCAACTGGCATAGCAAAGCCATCTGTGAGCTCGCGCCCCGAGCCACAGCCACCGGTTGCTGTAATAGGCGCACCAGCGCCCCCAGCGTTAGATCCATAAGTGGTATTGACTGTATTACCGGCTGTCAGGCGGTCGCCCAGCGCAGGAATTCCTGCTCGCTCGTAGTTCCACTCCCAAAAGATCACGGCCGTCTGCACGTCTGGTGCCTTTTTGAGGGCATCCCATTCCTTGGGGATGCCCTCAAAGGGTGTCGTGGCAAAGGGCACTGGCATAACGGGGTTTCTGACATCACGGCCCACCGACTCGTTATATAGGTAATTGAGCTGGAATAAGAGTAGTTTATCAATTGCTGCGGCTCGTTCCGTGGGGTCCGGCCAGGCGGTTTCTAGCCGCTCGGTATCGGTGTAGAAATTATTCCCAAATTCAGGGTTGGTTGTCACTGCATTGCGGATGGTATCACGGCGTCCAGCTGTCCACTGGGCGATACCCCACCCTCCGGTGGGCCACGTCAAGCCATTCTGTTGGTTAAAGGGGTCATAGCCTGACTCAACAGACAGATTTCCCATAATTCCAGCCGCCGCGGGCGCTGTTAGGCCTTTGCTTATAAAGAAGTTAAAAATCTTCTCTTCCTGGGTAGATCCGGTCAATGAGGTTGCGTTACCACCTCCCGGACAACTGGTAGGCAGTGCATCTTCGACGAGGTCGTAGTAGTGTACTCCGGCGTCAAAGAGCTTTTTTTGGGCGGGCGACAGTGCTGCTGCGGGAATGGGAACTACAATCCAGGCCGCCAGTACGGTCACGACAAACAGGTAGCGAGCGGGTTTACTACGGATGTATGTCCTCATTACTGGGGCCCTGGTCCGATTAGCTCTGGGTTGCACGGTACTCCAGGACTCCAGTGCCAGGCCTCGGTATTGAGCTGCCTAAAGCCATACCGAGGTGCATTAGCCGTCAGCCACACCCAGGCGGGGCTGCTGGGGAAGGTCGCTTGAGTAGTACAACTGGTGCCGCCTTTATCACTCATGCCCGTAAAGTCTATAGCGGTACCATTTTGGTGGTTCGAGTGCCCGGGTCGAGCGACATAGCGCGTATCGCCACCACCCGTTCGCCACAGCTCTTCCTGGTATGCCATAGATCTAAAGCTAGTGCTGGCCGATAACTGAATGCCCGCCGCTGCTGCATCGGAGGCTAACTTAAACCACGCACCTGACACGCGGGAGTTTACGATAACGTGACCATCAGCCCCAGGGGTAGTAAACTGAGCGCCGGGCGAATCACCACGACCATTACTGGGAATATTGGGTATCGAGCATAGACGCACAGGGACCCGGTTGCCGTCATTGTATCCGTCCTGGATGCCAATATCGCGAGTGCCCTGGGCGCATGGGACACTCGTACTGTCGTCGGTTGGGTTGCCTACTATCAAGCCGGGGCCTGCGGCTCCAACGGCAGCGCTTGTAGCAGCAGCGGCTGTAACCTTGCCCTGTGCTTGTTTGCAGGAGTCTTCGATACCGCCCCAGCATTCCATGGAGCGTTCAACAGCCTTACCCAAGAGATAGAAGCGATACTGAGTAAATGTGGTGTATTCGCTGTTTTCTGGGGTGATACGGCACGGGCTGAAATCATCCTCGAAATAGTTGGGAACCTTGTCGGTAATGATTTGCTTGCTCGTGGGATCTATGGTGGTGCCAAAGCATTTTCCGTATTTCTCATTCAGCTCGGCTAGCTGTGGCTCTACAGTATTGTCATTGGCGTAGGGGTCAATGAACCGTGCGTCGTTCATCTCGGCACTAGTGAAGCCAACATAGTCCACTCCATAGTCGTATGTGCCTGCCGCCCCTGCATGTTTGAAGGTTAGCTTGGTAAACATGGTTGCGACCGTGGATGGGAATTTCCAGAGGGCGTTAGATAAACTGGCAAAGGCCTCGGATCCGGTTTTTGGTGCACCTATGAATGCTTGACCGGCGACCGAACGTGGCTCGGTAGGGTCAAAGATCCGGGTGGCGATTGGTTTAGTCTCGAAGTCGATTTTCTCGGCTGCGAGCCTTTCCTCGCGGAGTTGCATCCCTTCCTCGGAAGTCAGAACACGAGCGCCTATGCCAAGGAACTGGTTAAACGACCCCAGGAGTGACCCATAGTTAGCGTAGTTGCCCAAAAGTGCGCCCGTGGGTATGGCTTTGAGCGGTTGCCCAACTGCCCAACTGATTATAGAAGAAATACCATCGCCAACAGGGTCAATACCTATGGCTCCAAGCCCAGTCATAATGCTGTCCAGGACAATGCCGCCCGTGGCAAAGCTAATAACCAGCCCACCAACGACATTATTATTGATCTTGCAGGCAGTGCCCACTGGTAGGCGATCGACTATGTCAAAGAAGGCTGGTTTGTTTCCAATACGACTCAGGCGTGAAGACTTAGGCATATCTGGCCCGGTGGGGGTGCGGCCCAGTTCGTACTGAATACTACGTGCCGAGTTCCACGGAAGATTCTTGTCATGTAGCATGATAGCCATAGCACTTACTTCGTGCATGGATACTTTGTCACCGGACATTATTTGACTACTGATAGATATAAAAGCCACACCAAGGCGTGCCAAGGGCAAAGCAATGCGTGCGTACATGAGTTTCTGCCACTGGTCGCCAATACCGCGTGCTGCACAGATGAATCCAAGGAAGTCGGCTGCTTTGTCGGCATCTATGCTGGTTTTTACATCTGCTGCTGTTTGACTAATTTTTGCATCACTGGGGTCGGTTTTGACACCGTCGATAGTCTCGTTAAAATCATCGGCCCCCGATTGACTGGCGGCGCGTTCTTCGTCGCTCAGGTCAGTGCCATCATCATTCTGGGTTTCGCCGGAGGCCCTGACGCTAAGATCACTCCCCTCCCTAAAGAAGTCGGTGAATTTCTTGAGCACCTCATCAGTATAGCTACTTAGGGTGGTGTGTGCTTTACGGTCGACATTGCCTAAGATATGGAAAGATATGCCCCCCCTGGTGCGCATGATTCTACTAGATACTTTGGAGGGAATAAAACGAATCTTGGCGGCTTTTAGCACGTTGTTCATTAGTTTGCGCCGCCGGAAGTTAGATCCAGGCTCGAGAACCAGCATTCTTCCACCGTTAGGACTGGTGTCCAGGTGTCCTCCTAGTCTCTCCAATTGCGCCGCCGATACTTTTTTTGGGTCAATCTCGAAGCCCTGAAAGTAGCCAGCCGCGTCATGGAGAGAGGTAAACCCTGCTTTGTTTAGCTGTCGTTCGATAATATCTGCGGCCTTATTGCCCGAAAGGCCGAGCCGACGACGGTACCGAATCCGGGACATTTGCTGGTCATCCATGACGTCGTCGATACCAGCAAAATGTCTCTGTAAAACCTTGCCAAAGTGAATAAATTCCACAAACCCGCTCGTGAAGGTAAAGCCTATGAATAAGGCGGCTATACTCATCGCGCTGCCGCCGCCAAAGAGCATCAATTTTTTGCGACTTCCGCCCCCTTTGCCCTTTGAATTACCTCTTGATGCACCAAGCGGTTCGGGGGTTGCTCTGTGGAGCGCATTGCCCTTGCTGTCAGCCAGCTTGTCATTTTTAGAGCCCTTGCCTTCGGTCGCTGGCGAACTTTCCGCTCCCGCACCGGTGCCGGTCCTAAGTTCGTTCAGTTTTGCTACTCTGCGGTTATTTTCTTCAGCCTCCGGACTCCCCGTACTGTCTATGTGGCGAGCCTTGTGGGCACCCTGTGCTATGAGGCGGTTTGCTTCTTCAGCCTCCGGACTCCCCGTACTATTTATATAAGGGGTTGGTTTGTCTTGGTCGTCGTATACTGCGCCCACTATATGTCCTTATTATTGTCCATTATACTCCAGGATAGAGTCGGTTATTCAAGTCAATCGTGCCCCCACCGGGCTGGCTTAGCTCGCCCTGCTGCTGCATCTGCTGCACTTGTTCAGGATTAGTGGTGATGAGGCTGGTTTCGGTGGGGCTGGCTGCCACCTGGATGTGTACGTGGTTTTGGCCTGCAAAGAACAGCCCCTGTCCGACTGGGAACTGGCTGAGGCGTTTCTTTTCTTCGCTGGTAAGTTTAAAGACGTCGCTCAGAACGTCAACGGCCGAGGCGGACTGCTTGAGCAGTATCTGCATACTGGCATTGGCCACAATGGCGCGTCCCATGCGCGAGCCCATAAAGTCTTCCACATCCTGAGTGATGGTAGTGATACCCAGGTTATATTTGCGGGCTCGCTTGGCTAGCGAGAACAAGAAATTGGCCGAATCTTCGTATTTCATCAGCTGCCAGGCCTCGTCTACTACCAGTATGCGTCTCTTTATGTCGCTCTTGGTTTTGTTCCAGATAAAGTTCAGGACAATGTACATAGCGACGGGGCGTAGCTCGTCCTCGAGGTCACGGATGTTGAACACGACCAGTTGGTTATTGATGTCGATATTGCTCTGCTGGCTAAAGATACCCGCAAAGGTGCCGGTGGTGTATTTGCGCAAACGCTGTGCCAACTGCGGACCAGTGCCACCCATGTGCAGCAATGTGTCATACAGGTCAGCAATGGTTGGTGGTTGGGCGGTATGGGTGAGCGGATCGTTGGTGATGCCAGCCTTGGCGTATGTTTCTATGAGCGAGGCATCTAGGTCGGCTTCTTCTACAGGGCTCAGTGCTGGGGCGGCTACGGCACTGCCGCCCATCATCTGGGTTTGGGCACCGCCCATCATCAGGCGCAACAGTCCATGGAGCGTAATGAGGTTGCTGCGTAGCGCATTGTCGGCTTCGTCGGTATCTACCACTTTTGGCAACTCAAAGGGGTTGATGCGGGTAACCGAATTGAGGCTGAGCCGCACATAGGCGCCACCAACAGCTTCGGCCATGCGCTGGTATTCGTTTTCTGGGTCGATGATAAATACCTCGGTACCGAACATCATGCTGCGCAGTGCCTCGAGTTTGACGGTAAATGATTTACCGGCACCGGACTTGGCAAAGACCACCGAGTTGCCGTTTTCCAGTGAAAAGCGGTCAAAAATAACCAAGCCGGAGTTATGCATGTTTATGCCGTACAAAATACCATTGTCCTGCGTCAGGTCAGCACTGGTAAACGGAAAGCTCGTACTGAGCGCCCCAGTGTTAAAGTTGCGGCGGATTTGCAACTGGTCAACAAATTGCGGAATAGTGCTATTAAAGCCCTGCTCTTGCTGCGAAGTGGCCGGCTTAGAATAGACCAACTGCTGTCCCAGAATAGATTCAACCTTGTGGGTGACAAACTCCAGCTCGTCCATACTGCCGGCATACAGCGTAAAGTAAAAGCCAAAGCGAAAGAAGCGCTCTTCGCCCACCTGTAGTTTGTCGCGCATTTCCTCGGCGTCCAAGATTGCAGCTTGCTTGGAGGGGTCGCGAACACGTCCCTTCTCTGAGTCTATCTGGATGCCGGCCTCTAGCTGTGATACCTTTTTGCGGAGATTTTCCAATACCACTTGGCTCTCTACGGGGTAGACGTAGAGTGTCATGTCCATGACTTCGTCTAGGTTAATCATGGGCGACAGCCATCCGGTGAATACTTGCCGTGGATAGCCGTAGACGTAGTAGGTGCGGGCCATCCGAGTACCCAGCTGGAAGTGGGTGCCAGAGAATTCTAAGGATGCCGGCGCAATAAAGTCGCGCAGTGCGGTAATACCCTTCTGAAAGGCACTCTGCACCTCTTGCTGTTCGGCCATCCGTTGCTGCTCGGCAATAGCCAAAGGGTCTAGCTGATTCTTGGGTTTTTTGGCCATGGTTACCGAAGCTCCCTGTTTAGGTTGGGCTGTGGCGCATTACCCTGCCCTTTGGTTACGACGGGTACGGTGAGGTCGTTAAAATTCTTGAGTTGCTGACGAGTAGCGGTATCTGGGTTGTAAGTGTCGTAATACAGCTCGATCAGTTCCTGGGTATCCAAAGGCAGTCCCTGTATGCCGCACTGTTGCAATCCAGCCAGGGCTGCCTGAATTCGGTTGCGCAGTTCGTCCTTGGCGGTATTTA includes these proteins:
- the recF gene encoding DNA replication and repair protein RecF (All proteins in this family for which functions are known are DNA-binding proteins that assist the filamentation of RecA onto DNA for the initiation of recombination or recombinational repair.), whose product is MISDIRLQRFRSYRDESFEFDAGVNIIVGPNASGKTNLLEALLVASRGSSFRAKDTELVAHGAPWSRIDTHGDDGQRTVKFVRQENATIKKEYVIHDQRLVRLSLPRTIPTVLFEPNHLQLLHGSPEARRDYLDTLLEQTIPSYGKIRRDYRRTLAQRNALLKRGPGSRDQLFAWNVRLSDLGAQVVRYRHELVSRLDQEIGGLYQDLSGSRHDSVHARYRTDWHATDQYGSNLLHALEKRQDVDIERGFTSVGPHRDDLVMTFGDREAADVASRGETRTVLLVLKLLEVSLTQEARSQPPILLLDDVFSELDGARRRALTKVIAGYQSFITTTDADVVVQHFMGDCRILPLGT
- a CDS encoding phage tail tip lysozyme; translation: MRTYIRSKPARYLFVVTVLAAWIVVPIPAAALSPAQKKLFDAGVHYYDLVEDALPTSCPGGGNATSLTGSTQEEKIFNFFISKGLTAPAAAGIMGNLSVESGYDPFNQQNGLTWPTGGWGIAQWTAGRRDTIRNAVTTNPEFGNNFYTDTERLETAWPDPTERAAAIDKLLLFQLNYLYNESVGRDVRNPVMPVPFATTPFEGIPKEWDALKKAPDVQTAVIFWEWNYERAGIPALGDRLTAGNTVNTTYGSNAGGAGAPITATGGCGSGRELTDGFAMPVDRQFYLAHNSDTIPENQRWFTKTHHDYPAADIPVPSLTEVYSMTAGTLHISRGDCGTGVKVDAGNGIVISYCHGTDGGSIEGAKEGDTVTAGQLIMHSDNTGNSDGPHLHVHIGGPGEVDYCPQNLFKGIMEGRPPAITSLPTSGCTH
- a CDS encoding D-alanyl-D-alanine carboxypeptidase family protein — protein: MGAVYDDQDKPTPYINSTGSPEAEEANRLIAQGAHKARHIDSTGSPEAEENNRRVAKLNELRTGTGAGAESSPATEGKGSKNDKLADSKGNALHRATPEPLGASRGNSKGKGGGSRKKLMLFGGGSAMSIAALFIGFTFTSGFVEFIHFGKVLQRHFAGIDDVMDDQQMSRIRYRRRLGLSGNKAADIIERQLNKAGFTSLHDAAGYFQGFEIDPKKVSAAQLERLGGHLDTSPNGGRMLVLEPGSNFRRRKLMNNVLKAAKIRFIPSKVSSRIMRTRGGISFHILGNVDRKAHTTLSSYTDEVLKKFTDFFREGSDLSVRASGETQNDDGTDLSDEERAASQSGADDFNETIDGVKTDPSDAKISQTAADVKTSIDADKAADFLGFICAARGIGDQWQKLMYARIALPLARLGVAFISISSQIMSGDKVSMHEVSAMAIMLHDKNLPWNSARSIQYELGRTPTGPDMPKSSRLSRIGNKPAFFDIVDRLPVGTACKINNNVVGGLVISFATGGIVLDSIMTGLGAIGIDPVGDGISSIISWAVGQPLKAIPTGALLGNYANYGSLLGSFNQFLGIGARVLTSEEGMQLREERLAAEKIDFETKPIATRIFDPTEPRSVAGQAFIGAPKTGSEAFASLSNALWKFPSTVATMFTKLTFKHAGAAGTYDYGVDYVGFTSAEMNDARFIDPYANDNTVEPQLAELNEKYGKCFGTTIDPTSKQIITDKVPNYFEDDFSPCRITPENSEYTTFTQYRFYLLGKAVERSMECWGGIEDSCKQAQGKVTAAAATSAAVGAAGPGLIVGNPTDDSTSVPCAQGTRDIGIQDGYNDGNRVPVRLCSIPNIPSNGRGDSPGAQFTTPGADGHVIVNSRVSGAWFKLASDAAAAGIQLSASTSFRSMAYQEELWRTGGGDTRYVARPGHSNHQNGTAIDFTGMSDKGGTSCTTQATFPSSPAWVWLTANAPRYGFRQLNTEAWHWSPGVPCNPELIGPGPQ
- a CDS encoding DUF87 domain-containing protein — translated: MAKKPKNQLDPLAIAEQQRMAEQQEVQSAFQKGITALRDFIAPASLEFSGTHFQLGTRMARTYYVYGYPRQVFTGWLSPMINLDEVMDMTLYVYPVESQVVLENLRKKVSQLEAGIQIDSEKGRVRDPSKQAAILDAEEMRDKLQVGEERFFRFGFYFTLYAGSMDELEFVTHKVESILGQQLVYSKPATSQQEQGFNSTIPQFVDQLQIRRNFNTGALSTSFPFTSADLTQDNGILYGINMHNSGLVIFDRFSLENGNSVVFAKSGAGKSFTVKLEALRSMMFGTEVFIIDPENEYQRMAEAVGGAYVRLSLNSVTRINPFELPKVVDTDEADNALRSNLITLHGLLRLMMGGAQTQMMGGSAVAAPALSPVEEADLDASLIETYAKAGITNDPLTHTAQPPTIADLYDTLLHMGGTGPQLAQRLRKYTTGTFAGIFSQQSNIDINNQLVVFNIRDLEDELRPVAMYIVLNFIWNKTKSDIKRRILVVDEAWQLMKYEDSANFLFSLAKRARKYNLGITTITQDVEDFMGSRMGRAIVANASMQILLKQSASAVDVLSDVFKLTSEEKKRLSQFPVGQGLFFAGQNHVHIQVAASPTETSLITTNPEQVQQMQQQGELSQPGGGTIDLNNRLYPGV